Proteins from a genomic interval of bacterium:
- a CDS encoding HNH endonuclease: APARRALRLRDRGCRWPGCDRQVNWSTPHHIVAWSKNGPTNLTNLVLLCVSLTIASSMKADGRWSKWVASSASFRPSGW, encoded by the coding sequence GCGCCGGCGCGGCGGGCGCTGCGGCTCCGGGATCGCGGCTGCCGCTGGCCGGGCTGCGACCGCCAGGTCAACTGGTCGACGCCGCATCACATCGTCGCCTGGAGCAAAAACGGTCCGACCAACCTGACCAACCTCGTGCTCTTGTGTGTTTCGCTCACCATCGCCTCGTCCATGAAGGCGGATGGCAGGTGGTCAAAGTGGGTCGCGAGTTCCGCTTCCTTCCGCCCGAGCGGGTGGTGA
- a CDS encoding sugar ABC transporter ATP-binding protein — translation MVPRTPAQRSSHLAPEKNRVAAVLDAESRPLAAALEPLMRLDGISKRYGKTLALNDVSLSMAPGRCLAIVGENGAGKSTLVKVIGGMTHPSEGRVLIGGRPVNFRSPRDAQRSGIAVIPQELAYVPQMTVAENLLVGRWPHLLGVTSHRRIRELAARELDQLGLKQLGIEFDLDKRMDEVTLAERQLVEISKALSCDARLVILDEPTASLNDVESHKLLERLEAFKSAGVGVVYISHRLAECFRLADEIAVLRNGQVVAVVSPEATRPGEIVSLMLGTEYEEPPVPTSERASTEGAVLGVRDWRSDAVPRLRGVSFEVQAGEILGIFGLFGSGAEAIARGLAGHGSRIRGELHIDGKVRPPFRRPEQARRASIAYVPAERKIDGLALGRSIADNMNMLILHSLSRFGVIRERRQREEARRRAASFDVRLADVMQPVGDLSGGNQQKVLLASRLAFGPKVVVLHEPTRGVDVGARAQIHRILRETAAAGTAMVLVTSDLAEAVALSDRLLIVREGHVAAELSGPQIAETVALRVASAAVAS, via the coding sequence ATGGTCCCTCGAACACCGGCTCAGAGGTCTAGTCACCTGGCACCCGAAAAGAACCGGGTAGCAGCCGTGCTGGACGCGGAGTCTCGCCCGCTTGCGGCGGCTTTGGAGCCTTTGATGCGCCTCGACGGGATCTCCAAGCGCTATGGCAAGACGCTGGCGCTGAACGATGTGAGCCTCTCGATGGCGCCCGGCCGATGCCTGGCCATCGTCGGCGAGAACGGGGCGGGCAAATCGACGCTGGTCAAGGTCATCGGCGGGATGACGCATCCGTCCGAGGGCCGGGTCCTGATCGGCGGCCGGCCCGTCAACTTTCGCTCGCCTCGAGACGCCCAACGCTCGGGCATCGCCGTGATCCCCCAGGAACTGGCGTACGTGCCGCAGATGACGGTGGCGGAGAACCTGCTGGTCGGGCGCTGGCCCCACCTGCTCGGGGTCACCTCGCATCGCCGGATCCGGGAGCTCGCGGCCAGGGAGCTGGATCAGCTGGGCCTGAAGCAGCTCGGCATCGAGTTCGATCTCGACAAGCGGATGGACGAGGTCACCCTGGCGGAACGGCAGCTGGTGGAGATCAGCAAGGCTCTGTCCTGCGACGCCCGGCTCGTGATCCTCGATGAACCCACGGCGTCACTCAACGATGTGGAAAGCCACAAGCTGCTCGAGCGCCTGGAGGCCTTCAAGAGCGCCGGCGTCGGCGTGGTGTACATCTCGCACCGGCTGGCCGAGTGCTTCCGGCTGGCCGACGAGATCGCCGTGCTGCGCAACGGCCAGGTCGTGGCGGTCGTCAGCCCTGAGGCGACAAGGCCAGGCGAGATCGTCTCCCTCATGCTGGGAACCGAATACGAGGAGCCTCCCGTCCCGACGTCCGAGCGCGCCTCGACCGAGGGCGCTGTTCTGGGTGTTCGCGATTGGCGCTCAGACGCCGTTCCCCGGCTGAGAGGGGTCAGCTTCGAAGTCCAGGCCGGCGAGATCCTCGGCATCTTCGGCCTGTTCGGCTCGGGGGCTGAGGCGATCGCCCGCGGCCTGGCCGGCCATGGCTCTCGCATCAGGGGTGAGCTCCACATCGACGGCAAGGTGCGGCCACCCTTTCGCCGCCCGGAGCAGGCTCGGCGGGCGAGCATCGCGTACGTGCCTGCGGAACGGAAGATCGACGGCCTCGCCCTGGGCCGCTCGATCGCCGACAACATGAACATGCTGATCCTGCATTCGCTGTCGCGTTTCGGCGTCATCAGGGAGCGGCGGCAGCGTGAGGAAGCCCGCCGGCGCGCGGCGAGCTTCGACGTACGGCTCGCCGATGTCATGCAGCCCGTGGGCGACCTGAGCGGGGGTAATCAGCAGAAGGTGCTGCTCGCCAGCCGGCTCGCCTTTGGGCCGAAAGTGGTGGTGCTTCACGAGCCGACCCGAGGTGTGGACGTGGGCGCCCGGGCGCAGATCCACCGCATTCTCAGGGAGACGGCGGCGGCAGGCACCGCCATGGTCCTGGTGACCTCCGACCTGGCGGAGGCGGTGGCGCTCAGCGACCGTCTGCTGATCGTGCGTGAAGGCCACGTGGCCGCCGAGCTGTCGGGTCCCCAGATCGCTGAGACCGTCGCCCTTCGGGTCGCCTCGGCGGCCGTGGCCAGTTAG
- a CDS encoding Fic family protein translates to MAIYATPAKSPVLLRRLGELDVLRRYLAQHLGDSAQPWTGALRRLAAAEATVGSTSIEGYGASLEDTVEILAGRHPSSTSEETQRIIAAYAQAMDRVGVLAEDHRFEWSPQTILELHFLVCHPQREAGPGRLREGPVIVSRGLGRDPYRPPPSSEVPGLIDEMATWLDAGDLSRHPVIRAAMAHLNLVSIHPFRDGNGRVARVVQSLVLAKEGLLRPELVSIEPYLGRHTREYYGVLEEIQGQAFDPHRDASAWVEFCIEAHVFEATQRRRWLEVASARHELCEQVAREHGYPDRFVIALDQALLGLPVANADYRRETDVASPTAAQDLQRLRRDGWLDQEGGGRSVRYVAGQKLRERWSAAS, encoded by the coding sequence ATGGCGATCTACGCCACGCCGGCCAAATCCCCCGTGCTGCTACGCCGCCTGGGCGAGCTCGACGTGCTGCGCCGCTACCTGGCCCAGCATCTGGGCGACTCCGCTCAGCCGTGGACCGGCGCTCTGCGCCGGCTGGCCGCGGCCGAAGCGACGGTGGGATCGACATCGATCGAGGGCTACGGCGCCAGCCTGGAGGACACCGTCGAGATCCTCGCGGGACGCCACCCGTCCAGCACCTCGGAGGAGACGCAGCGCATCATCGCCGCCTACGCTCAGGCTATGGATCGGGTCGGCGTCCTGGCCGAAGACCATCGCTTCGAATGGTCGCCTCAGACGATCCTCGAGCTGCATTTCCTCGTCTGTCACCCGCAGCGCGAGGCGGGGCCGGGGCGGCTGCGCGAGGGACCCGTGATCGTGTCTCGCGGCCTGGGTCGCGATCCTTACCGGCCGCCCCCCTCAAGCGAGGTTCCCGGCCTCATCGATGAGATGGCGACCTGGTTGGATGCCGGCGACCTCTCGCGTCATCCGGTGATTCGCGCCGCGATGGCGCACCTCAACCTGGTGTCCATCCACCCCTTTCGCGACGGCAATGGACGGGTCGCCCGCGTCGTCCAATCCCTGGTGCTGGCCAAGGAGGGACTCCTCCGTCCTGAACTCGTCTCCATCGAGCCGTACCTGGGGCGGCATACGCGCGAGTACTACGGCGTCCTGGAGGAGATTCAAGGGCAGGCCTTCGACCCGCACCGTGACGCGTCGGCGTGGGTCGAGTTCTGCATCGAAGCGCACGTGTTCGAGGCCACCCAGCGGCGTCGCTGGCTGGAAGTCGCGTCCGCGCGGCACGAACTGTGCGAGCAGGTGGCGCGCGAGCACGGGTATCCGGATCGGTTCGTCATCGCGCTGGACCAGGCCTTGCTCGGATTACCGGTGGCGAACGCCGACTATCGGCGCGAGACGGACGTGGCCAGCCCCACGGCGGCACAGGACCTGCAGCGACTCCGCCGCGACGGCTGGCTCGACCAGGAGGGCGGTGGGCGGTCCGTCCGCTATGTCGCCGGCCAGAAGCTGCGGGAGCGTTGGTCAGCCGCCTCGTAG